The following is a genomic window from Xyrauchen texanus isolate HMW12.3.18 chromosome 6, RBS_HiC_50CHRs, whole genome shotgun sequence.
CTATTTCTAGAATGTATTGGACCTCTACCAGTGACTTCTGTCtacgtgttttaaaaaaaaaagtatattcatCAGTAGCAATATCACCCTCTAGCTGTAGACTGCTTGCCCACTGAAaccaagcagggttgagcctggaaAATGTCGCTTCAAATGTTTTCCATGACCAAAGCAGATAGTCATCTGTTGGTTTGCATGACAATAGAGTAGAATTTAGTAAGTATTGCCTTGTAATATAACTTGGCTTTGCTTTAGAAGCACAGACACCATGACAtatcttctctcatccaacacctcatCAACACGTTTCCACAGCGCTAATTCAGAGCCCCTCACAGCAGTCGAACGCGAAAGGAAAATGAATTTTCGATATTCGAGAAGTGTTTAAAATACTTTAGTAGCTGGTGCAGACCAAATACTCTTTTACTCTACTACTTGTGCAAATCCCTACCTTAAAGTCCCTGTAAACTGCCTTGACGATTTCTTTGGTCCtctgacatatttcctattgaaacatgaAGTTGAAATGGGACATGTTGAACGGCTTGTGTCTTTTAAAAATTTATATCCAATAGGTTCTAGTTTCAaaagccacacacacatacactctaaTATACCCCCTTTCCACTATGCTGCTTCTCGTGCCAGAGCTGGGGAAACTGAGAAGCGATACAGAGTCTGATCGCTTTTTCATTGACTTGAGAACCGGATATTGATCTAACTGACAACTATACTACTTAACAAGCCCACGAACAAACACAGCACATTGCGGTCTTTGCTTACATCGAGGATGGAGCCATGGTGCAAGGTCAATACAGATGAACGAGCAAGTATTAAAACGTGTGCTGTGCAGCGCTATTGGCCAGAATTTCCTAATCACTATCCTAAAATACCCCCAACACTACACAGTTTGGAGGTCTCCTTAAATGAACatgcctgattgaaataaatatttgagCTTTTACTTGTGCTATTGATGTGGTTcactttttatatcattttaattttatcccactttgtctttgttttgattttagacCTGATGCAGCTGAAAGAGGAAAGTGAAGGAccgaatgaagtggaggagaatcACCAGTATCAGAAACCTACTAAATTTgtaactggagaaaaatcttatAGTTGCTCCCAGACTGAAAAGAAACACTCACATAAAAAAACtcgaattaaaaaaaaagaaaattctttcacctgccctcagtgtggaaagaatttCACAAATAAAGTAGCCCTTCAAAGGCACataagaattcatactggagagaaacctttcacatgccctcagtgtggaaaaagtttcttTGTAAAAGGAAGCCTTCAaaggcacatgagaattcacactggagagaagccttattcatgccatcagtgtgaaaagagtttcacacatAAAGGAGGTCTTAAAGTCCACTTAAgaattcactctggagagaaaccttacacgtgccatcagtgtggaaagagttttcgACATAAAGGAAGTCTTAATATCCACATAAGGACTCATACTGTAgggaagcctttcacatgcctccAGTGTGATAAGAGTTTCACAGAGAAAGGAAGTCTTAAAGTCCACTTAAgaattcactctggagagaaaccttacacatgccatcagtgtgaaaAGAGTTACACACATAAAGCAAGTCTTAATATCCACATAAGGACTCACAATGTagagaagccttacacatgcCTTCAGTGTGAAAAGAGTTTTAGACATAAAGTCAGTCTTAAAGTccacataagaattcacactggagagaagccttacaaatGCCAtcagtgtgaaaagagtttcacacatGAAAAAATTTATAAggagcacatgagaattcacactggagagactcCATACAAATGTCatgagtgtggaaagagtttaacAGACAAAAGTGCCCTTAATTATCACATGAGCATTCACACCGGAGAAAGGCCTTTCATATGCCCTCAGTGTGGGAAGAGCTTCATCAACAAATATTCACTGAAGTATCACatcagaattcacactggagaaaagccttatACCTGCAATCtatgtgaaaagagtttcacacatAGAGGAAGTCTGAGTTGCCACTTAAAAACTCACACTGGAGCGAAGGCTTTCaaatgccttcagtgtggaaagagtttcgcaGGAAAAACAAAGCTAAGAGCTCATATGAAATGTCATTCAAGAGAGAAGTTACTCCATTGTTCTAAAGACTAAGAGTGATATGGTGATAACTCTTATAGGATGgatgaaataaagacaaaaaatgattttggtCATATCAGTATGCTTATTTTGAGAGACATTATAAGGATGAGACTTGTCCTTCCTATACATAGGAATGGAGAAATCATATGGCAACTGGTGGAAATACAGTTCAAAGAGTAAATCATCTTAAGTAATTTTCTGTCAGTGTACTTGAATGTCTATGTGCATTAGTTGGACcagcctgaaattttttttaatttagagttATTACagctaaataataattaaaaaaataacacaatttagAAGACCATTTTTGCCAGATATTATTTCTGATTTAATTTATGTTGTGAACTTAATCCTGGGCCCATATTCACAAAGAATGTTAACTTATAACTAGAAGTTCTCCAAAGAGATCCTAGCTAAGAGTCTTTGCTTAAAACCCATTCTCAAAAATGCTAAGAGCATGTTTTACTTAAGAAATCTTAAGGTAAGAGAAAGACGGAGTTGACCTTGTTGCTATGGATGATGTCACATGAGCACACTTTATTTAATTGGCCAATGTTATTGGTACACGAGACAgcaatttgtcagcaaattcatTAATTATACAGCGGGAagttgcatatattttattatattatatgctatactaatgtaaatgtaaaaaaattatgacGTTTTTGTATTTGTACACAAAGCTGAAAAGAAAGTCAAGAGCCACTTCATTAGGATCTGAGAGTCATGTTTGAAAGCGTATTTGGTTGCCGAACACATCTTCATCAGTTGTTGGTGTAATTATACAAACATGCTGTGCATCCTATCTACTACATCAACCACATCGGGCAGTCTAGCGATGGCCATAAATGCCGCCTTATTTCTTTGTAGCGAGCCTTCTTCCCCAGGAAAataagaagctaaacatgactgtcaatctccctcggactggggccccatgcaagatctcacctcgtggggtctcaatgatcctaagaaaggtgagaaatcagcccagaactacacaggaggagctggtcaatgacctgaaaagagctgtgaataccgtttccaaggttactgttggtaatacactaagacgtcatggtttgaaatcatgcatggcatggaaggttcccctgcttaaaccagcacatgtcaaggcccgtcttaagtttgccaatgaccatttggatgatccagaggagtcatgggagaaagttatgtggtcagatgagaccaaaatagaacttttggtcataattccactaaccgtgtttggaggaagaagaatgatgagtaccatcccaagaacaccatccctactgtgaagcatgggggtggtagcatcatgctttaggggtgtttttctgcacatgggacagggcgactgcactgtattaaggagaggatgaccggggccatgtattgcgagattttggggaacaacctccttccctcagttagagcattgaagatgggtcgaggcttggtcttccaacatgacaatgacccgaagcacacagccaggataaccaaggagtggctctgtaagaagcatatcaaggttctggcgtggcctagccagtctccagacctaaacccaatagagaatctttggagagagctcaaactccgtgtttctcagcaacagcccagaaacctgactgatctagagaagatctgtgtggaggagtgggccaaaatccctcctgcagtgtgtgcaaacctggtgaaaaactacaggaaacgtttgacctctgtaattgcaaacaaaggctactgtaccaaatataaacattgattttctcaggtgttcaaatacttatttgcagctgtatcatacaaataaatagttaaaaaatcatacattgtgatttctggattttttttttatagattatgtctctcacagtggacatgcacctacgatgacaatttcagacccctccatgatttctaagtgggagaacttgcaaaatagcagggtgttcaaatacttattttcttcactgtatgaaTTGATGGAGATGTGCTGTCTGGAGAGGGCATTACTAGTTGTAATAATGATTCTGCTGACTGATGACAAAGAAATTCCCAATTCATATGCACTACACAGTTGCATTTTGCTAATGGCCTGGGAGCACAGAGTTGTCAAAACCTTTATTTCCGGTGTAATTGGGTTGTTTCAGTTTGTGGGAAATGTAATTGCATACCAAATTAAGTTTACAATAATAGAAACACCTTTCAATTCAGGAGCCCGTTCTTCATACGTTGATTAGGGAGTTATCTGGATTTCATTGTTGATCGAGTCAACAATTAAATAATCACGGtaacgtacgtaacctcggttccctgagatgaagggaacaagacattatGTTTATTAACACATATGGTGAgagccttcatacacaacctatttgaaacctctctacaataacgccaatattctaatattggctatggtgtttgagccccacttGTTTTGGTGCGAAACTGactgctataaaaacaggtgcacagacaccatttcctcagtaTTTCTGACAGAACAAGGAGCACATCACTCATGCCTTGAGTCTTGTAGTGTGGCTAGCgttcacaatgtctcgttcccttcgccTCAGGGAACCGAGTTTACATATGTAACTGAGacattcccttacgactcagtccactttacattgcatttattaacgcatatggggaacagaatcccatcacgccgcactacaagACATAACTTCCCAGAGAGGATACGTGGCAGCCATGAGCATGCCGCAGTGAGGTATCCTTGTGATGATCGGGAGGAtagcactcataatgaatatattaactatagtcatatacagtgcatctggaaagtgttcacagtgcttcactttttccacattttgttatgttacagccttattcaaaaatgtattaaactaattatttttctcaaaattctgcaaacaatacctcataatgacaacgtgaaagaagtttgtttgaaatctttgcaaatttattaaaaatagataacgaaaaaaatcacatgtacataagtattcacagacttTGCTCATTACTTTGTtgaacctctcaagctccatcaggttggatggggagtgttggtgcacagccattttcagatctctccagagatgttcaatcgggttcaagtctgggttcTGGCTGGgcaactcaaggacattcacagagttgtctcgtagccactcctttgttatcttggctgtgtgctttgggtcattgtgctgttggaagatgaaccttcgacccagtctgagtgtgtgtgtgtgtgtggccaatgaatagcaagtgctctaaacagagaggacttgtgaagaaagagatgttacttctaggttgtaaaaccttgggAATGTGTTTTGCTAGGACCATCCaattgcaaaacatatgtcttgtaaggacacaccattcccATGAGGAGTACAAACATAGTGAGGACATGGGGAACTGTGTTTTGTGTCTCCAATcgagccttttttggagcagacccggagggaatCGCAGGCTCTGATTTCTGCTTCAAAGGGTTGTGCTTATACGCAGGTGCCTGTGAGGCAGCAGGTATGGGGCTTTTTGTCGGGCGCTGGCTCAAAACAGAGCAAGGGTGATTATACTCCATTTGGGCATAaggtgtctcatagcctgtgattgCTGCTGAATTGCGATGtaacgctcagcaaacttattTACAGAGCCGCCAAAAAGGccagctggagacactggagcatccaaaagagtggtgttttccttatcactcatttctgccctggagcaccaccattgtgtcgaGTGCTGATTCAGCTTGTTTGTTGACACtgtttggaaggatgtacatgtttctcgctgggcagaggtgtgctgctaccgccttctccacagggggtaattgggccgttttctttcctgtgatccacattaaagaggacAGCTTCACTGCGCGAGCGTGCCGTATAAGGTCGCGCTCCAGGACTTTGATAGTATGTTATGAACTTAGGGTAAGAATTTTGCGGGTTGCTGCCGTTTGATGGCTTCCGGACTGCTGGAACCAATAATCGAGGCAAGACTGTTCCgcttcctctgggggagaccagtcatttacatttacatttattcatttggcagacgcttttatccaaagcaacttacaaaatagGAAAGcttaagcgaatcatcttaaggagacagtggtacgaaaagtgccatactacaaagtttcactatcatcagaataatatacaaaacagatttaagtgactggttaagtgctctaggaaaatatgtgtttttagccattttttgacgatagagagtgagttagcttcaggGATTgatttgggaaggtcattccaccaacgtggtatgatgaaactgaaagtccgggaaagtgttttggtgcctctttgttttggtcgacgttccttagccgaccgcaggcttctggtgggaagaGTAGTGTAACATGTCACCCAATAAAGAAAGTACGGAGAAATGCTGGGAATATGAGTATTCAAAGTTGGAGAGGTATGGATGGACTGCTGATGAATAAACAGCGAATTGGTATAAATGATGTGGATGTTAGTCCAACAATAGCAATACATATTATAACACATTGGTTATTTCCCATTTCTTCAGTCGATCTCCAGTTGAAGGATAAACAAAGATGTATTTCGAAGCAACTGGCAGTGATGAAATACTTAGAACAGAAATACAACCATTGTTTGCAAATATATGCTGAAGGATCAAAAGATCCAGGTTCTGGGCAAACAGCTTCAGCAATGGTCATTGCCcagtttaaatatataataaataaaagggatAACAAATTATGTGTTTACACAGCAGAAACGAGAAATTCAGTGGGTGGAGGACACTCATccattaaatgttaaattaagtTAAATGAATGGGAAATCATCATCAAGACAAGATATATTATTAGAAATATTACAAACAATACAGGTAACATTATCAAggaatatacatattttttgtaaGGCTACCAGCTCATGAAGGGGTGGAAGGGAATGAGGAATCAGATGATATAGCCAAGAATACTTAAAAAATTCAGAAATAGAAATAAGTATACCATTAAGTAAATTAGAAATCAATAGGTTAATAAAAAGAGCAATAAAAGGAATGTTTTAGGAAATGTGGGATAAGGAGGGAAAAGGAAGGCACTTGTACAGTTTACAGAGGGAAGTAGGTCATAAGAGATCGATTTGTGGTAGCCTAATAGAAGGGAGGATTCGGTTCTATCACGTCTCAGAATAAGGCATACAGCTCTAAAACAGTCTTTTATCTAACATAGGAAAACATGATACAGGAGCGCGCCCCCCACGTAGGTGGCGGAAATGCACAAAAGGTTTGTTTGCCAACTGCTACAaaactgaaagaagaagaaaaagttaAACAAGAGGAAAGATCTGATGTCATAAGTATGCGCTACGGCAACACATTGACTGCAGTGTAAAATTCTCTTGTATTGCATGAGATCTACTCTAGGtgctttattgtttttatttcaagtAACTGTTTTCCTATTTGGATTCTGCTTGTTTAAGGAGTTTCCGCAGCTATctgaacaaacaaaagaagaGACGATGCTGCAAGTTAAGTTGGTGAGTATTTTCTCttgttttattgtcatgtgtttcTGTGTATCAGACTGGTTTGGTGCGTTTTACCGCTTAAATATAGGACAGTTGTGCAACTTGATGTCCAAGTACAATTTCCGCAAGACCGGTGTTACGTTTAACTGGTTTTCTTGTTAACTAGCGACCTTATGTTTTAAGTCCCTCTACTCCAGAGGTGTTATTGATCAACCGGGCATGTGCACGTTAATAATAGTACATCCGTTGTTTATATGAACCGTATAACATAATTTTGCGCCATTTAAAACACACAAAGGTCCTAACTTCTTTCTACTTTTAAAGGGTTTTGTGCTACCTTTACTAtagtacaaaaataacaaaaaaatactcTGGCTCAAATCAAATACTGTGTGCCACTGGTAAGGCACAGCCTTTAGAGTTAAACAACTCTAGTCTTAACACAAGTCAAACAAAACTCACTGCTGCACATTGTTcttctattcaaatgaagagcTGTATAATAATCATAACATGAAACTGTAATTAGTgcatttaataaaactcaaataGCCCACATTTTTGGGCTGCATTCAAAAATACACAGGAAGTGATGCAGATGCAAAATATGCTGTGCTAAATTCAAGTGAAAATACATTTTGGCCTGCAATTGTGATCATATTTTAGTTAGTCTCTTAAATAATGTTGTGTACAAAGATTACAACTATTGTACAAACAATTTCATCACAAGTTGTGTGAAATAAACTGAAAAGTGTCTCATCTGTGTGCAGATCATCACCTCAATAAATGAGATAAACAGTatattaaaggagcaatatgtaacattgacatgaagtgtttaaaatgggcactgcagtccaaattctaaatattggagagagttgtctcccccgccccctcctccccaAAGTCGAAGCTCACGCGgattgccaggttgaggacacgcaacaggaacgagcataCTGACAATGTCAAGCGATGAGCCTTACACTGCAAATTGATcagctacatacatttgcaatgtttttattgcttgtaaattataaaccagctcatgtggatttttataACTGTCAGTGTttgctagatgtattgctggcttccatgactGCAGCACGTTGTTTTTCCGCTAACTTgggtgtcaaaatactattgggaTATGGGCTGTGAGTGGGATCACACacgccaaaacacaaacagaaattctggccTGGAGCGGACATTGtcttcggagaagccagtatttcaacttggcaTGTTTCCAAAATCTCTCATAAcatatgataattttatgctttagtactgaaaatatattacatattgcacctttaacatgcattaacaataaacatgttcacaaatgtatatatttgttagGCCTGCATGTTTGATTACATGTACAATTTGTACTTTTTACAAGTAAATAGACTGATATGTAGATGAAGAGCTAAAACGCTACTTTCTCTTCAAGAAAACCAGCAGTTTTACGGTTTCTTTTTTACGTTTTTGATCAGCAACTGAGTGAACAGCAATCGTATTGAAAGAGACATTAACaatggattgcatggatctcatctttggaaaTGTATTAAATAGAATGAGTCAATCCAAACTTTTTCTCTCATCACCTAGTTTAGCGGAAGCATGTCAGGGCTGAAAATTGCATATTATGAGATTGATCTAGGAATAAAGAACAatcagaaaatgtatgtttttacccagtcctgttatttctattttaaatcatacctttttttgttttataagttcaacagagaaaaaaaatattttcttgcaGAGAACATAAATTTGCCCCTTTTTGATTTTATGGAATGTTACTCAGAAAATGTTTATACTCCCTGAAAGAAATCactaagtgtcctgagatatctcagcggtctctgtgacagctggagactttgt
Proteins encoded in this region:
- the LOC127644810 gene encoding gastrula zinc finger protein XlCGF57.1-like encodes the protein MEFIKEEFKEESEDISISEPFRLKNEDTEEQRDLMQLKEESEGPNEVEENHQYQKPTKFVTGEKSYSCSQTEKKHSHKKTRIKKKENSFTCPQCGKNFTNKVALQRHIRIHTGEKPFTCPQCGKSFFVKGSLQRHMRIHTGEKPYSCHQCEKSFTHKGGLKVHLRIHSGEKPYTCHQCGKSFRHKGSLNIHIRTHTVGKPFTCLQCDKSFTEKGSLKVHLRIHSGEKPYTCHQCEKSYTHKASLNIHIRTHNVEKPYTCLQCEKSFRHKVSLKVHIRIHTGEKPYKCHQCEKSFTHEKIYKEHMRIHTGETPYKCHECGKSLTDKSALNYHMSIHTGERPFICPQCGKSFINKYSLKYHIRIHTGEKPYTCNLCEKSFTHRGSLSCHLKTHTGAKAFKCLQCGKSFAGKTKLRAHMKCHSREKLLHCSKD